GAAAAGGATTACATCTTCACTACTACGAAATTTGTTACCATGGAGTTTCTTGATAAAATCCATGATGAAATGCAGCCGGACGAAAGTTTGCTTATCTGCTGCAAGTCCTTCTCAAAACCGTGTGAGAGCAGACACCCGAATATTACAGTTAAGAAAATTCCGAAGATGCTTTTGGGACGGTGCGAGTTTGGGAAAGAAGATTACAGTTTGAATATAGTGAATATGCCTGTGGAACCCACCCCCAGCCCCTCCCAAGAGGGGAGTAAAGAAAGTCCCCTCCTTGGAGGGGAAACAGGCATGGGTAAAAAAACAAAATTAAGAAAAGAACAACCCAAACTGTTCTGATGAAGAATAAAAAGATACTACCCTACGATCCTAAGCTCAAATCATTGGCAAGAGAATTGAGAAATAACAGCACGTTATCCGAAGTATTGCTCTGGCATCACTTAAAGAAAAAGCAAGTGAGAGGGTATGACTTTGATCGTCAAAAGCCCATTGGCAATTATATCGTTGATTTCTTCTGCAATGAATTGATGCTGGCAATTGAGATTGACGGTCTTAGTCATGAAAACAAAATGGAGGACGATGCTCTCAGGCAATCAAATCTTGAATCTCTTGGAGTAAGATTTCTGAGGTTTTATGATTCAGATGTTAAAGGAAATATGCAGGGGGTCGTTGTTGCAATTGAAGAGTGGATAAGGGTGAATGAACCCGCCCCTAACCCCTCGGATATACACACCCCTACCCCTCTCAAGAGGGGAATTAAAAGTCCCCTCCTCGGAGGGGATACAGGGGTGGGTAAATGAACCGCATTGCAAATTCAATAAAGAACCGTTTGAGTCTTCGTCAGCCACAGGCGGAAAGCCTGAGTATATTGGCTGAGTTGACGGATAAATTAACTTTGAAGAAACCCACCCCTGACCCCTCCCAAGAGGGGACTTTCCTAAAAGAGCAATTGGAAATAGTAAAGAACCCCTATCCTACCTGCACGGACTTTGAGCGTAATTTTCCGTCAATCTGTTTTGCACTTGCTACCGGCGTTGGCAAGACCCGTTTGATGGGGGCATTTGCGGCATATCTATATTTGGCAAAGAGGATAAGAAACTTCTTTGTCCTTGCCCCGAACCTGACAATTTATAACAAACTCATTGAAGATTTTTCCAATACTACCCATCCCAAATATGTATTTCAGGGCATCGGCGAGTTTGTCCATAACAAGCCTGTAATCATTACCGGCGACAATTACAATTCCATAGGTGACCTTTACAAGGAGGAGGAAATAAGGATTAACGTTTTCAATATCTCCAAGATAAACGCAGAGATGAGAGGCGGCAAACTACCCCGCATTAAAAGGCTATCGGAATATCTTGGCGATTCTTATTTTAATTACCTTTCCAATCTTGATGACCTCGTTTTGCTTATGGACGAATCGCACCATTACCGCGCTGACAGGGGCATGGAGGTCATCAATGAGTTAAACCCGATTTTAGGTCTTGAGCTTACTGCCACCCCGCAGGTTGAACGAAGCGGCGGGGCTATCAAGTTCAAAAATGTGGTTTATGAATATTCTCTATCAAAAGCCATTCAGGACGGGTTTGTAAAAGAGCCTGCTGTGGCTACACGAAAGGATTTTGACCCTTCACAATATGCACTTGAAGATTTGGACAGAATAAAATTGGAAGACGGCATCCGCATCCATGAGGATACAAAGGTTGCCCTGGACATATTTGCAAGGGACAACAAAATGTCTATCGTCAAGCCTTTTGTATTAGTTGTTGCAAAAGATACCGACCATGCCAGCAAGCTGAGAGAACTGATTACTTCCAGCGCTTTTTTTGAAGGCAGGTATGCTGATAAGGTTATGGAAATCCATTCTAATCAGACCGGTGAGGAGAAGGACGAAAATATTGCTCAACTGCTTTTATTGGAAAACCCTGACAATAAAATTGAGATAGTCATTCATGTAAATATGCTTAAAGAGGGTTGGGATGTTACAAACCTCTATACCATAATTCCATTGAGAACAGCAGCCTCTACTACATTACGGGAGCAGACCATTGGCAGGGGGCTGCGGCTTCCCTACGGGAAACGGACAGGGAACGACAAGGCGGATAAACTCACGATTGTGGCGCATGATAAATTTCAGGAGATTATTGACGAGGCGAACAAACCTGATTCTATTATCAGGAAAGAAAACATCATTACCATAGATGAACAGGAGTTGAGCCAACCGAAAGAGGTTATCACGGCGGTTTCAAACATTGAAAGGGCAATAGAGGAGCGGCAGAAGGTAATTGACGCGATTGCCGGACTTGAAGAAAAGCAAAAAGCCCAAATGTCCCTTGAAGTCCGCAAGGTTATTCTTTCCACGATTCCAGAGCTAAACAGCAAGGTAACAGGCATCAATGAATTGAAAAAAGAGGAAATCAAAGAAATAGCGATTGAGAAAATAAGAGAGAAGATTGCAAGCGAACCCCAGCAGGCTATGTTTGCAGCAGAGATGATAAGAGAAGCAGAGGCAGCCTATGAAGCTGTTGTAAATGAATTTGCTGCC
The sequence above is a segment of the Deltaproteobacteria bacterium genome. Coding sequences within it:
- a CDS encoding endonuclease domain-containing protein codes for the protein MKNKKILPYDPKLKSLARELRNNSTLSEVLLWHHLKKKQVRGYDFDRQKPIGNYIVDFFCNELMLAIEIDGLSHENKMEDDALRQSNLESLGVRFLRFYDSDVKGNMQGVVVAIEEWIRVNEPAPNPSDIHTPTPLKRGIKSPLLGGDTGVGK
- a CDS encoding DEAD/DEAH box helicase family protein gives rise to the protein MNRIANSIKNRLSLRQPQAESLSILAELTDKLTLKKPTPDPSQEGTFLKEQLEIVKNPYPTCTDFERNFPSICFALATGVGKTRLMGAFAAYLYLAKRIRNFFVLAPNLTIYNKLIEDFSNTTHPKYVFQGIGEFVHNKPVIITGDNYNSIGDLYKEEEIRINVFNISKINAEMRGGKLPRIKRLSEYLGDSYFNYLSNLDDLVLLMDESHHYRADRGMEVINELNPILGLELTATPQVERSGGAIKFKNVVYEYSLSKAIQDGFVKEPAVATRKDFDPSQYALEDLDRIKLEDGIRIHEDTKVALDIFARDNKMSIVKPFVLVVAKDTDHASKLRELITSSAFFEGRYADKVMEIHSNQTGEEKDENIAQLLLLENPDNKIEIVIHVNMLKEGWDVTNLYTIIPLRTAASTTLREQTIGRGLRLPYGKRTGNDKADKLTIVAHDKFQEIIDEANKPDSIIRKENIITIDEQELSQPKEVITAVSNIERAIEERQKVIDAIAGLEEKQKAQMSLEVRKVILSTIPELNSKVTGINELKKEEIKEIAIEKIREKIASEPQQAMFAAEMIREAEAAYEAVVNEFAANLIEIPRITIQQSGEVKSGFKDFDLDAKNLNYQPVSEEILIKKLREQENSIDIVIGKGRIDVDTPERLVVNELKNYPEIDYDEQSDLLFKLAGQAIKKFQSYLTEDDLMNVVQCHKKEISGYIYSQLMEHFYCESPNFEKPIVKPFTKIEEHNFSKYTKDSIHHFTDTITPTSAIPGKVFSGFRKACHNLYKFDSKTEKDFASILENDQSVLKWLRPAQNQFHVYWKHNSKRYSPDFVVETADMIYMVETKKEGDIESSDVQEKTQAALKYCKSATDFTTQNSGKPWKYVLIPHNAVQANMSFEYLAGIYEVKVAL